One Carassius auratus strain Wakin chromosome 44, ASM336829v1, whole genome shotgun sequence genomic window carries:
- the LOC113062107 gene encoding syndecan-3-like → MKLLCWMALALLLAQTALAQRRKPRPSDDESSGDGLLDDEDYYSGSGSGFPDMDVRPTAAGVTVITEETLPLSTTHSTGPAPSASPAAEPSSPPPPEVERESGLGQDVDGESISETERQEFEEEKMTRSKEQEREQESEVGISLNKEQDGEQEQERSKATVAPRLTDVPVVFVDTSTLLGETTVATSDLEDIVTTEEEDDIYLTTEPIMFELSSTLGTTADDITTTEVIPTTAESTTAKPTRPRPAPTTPSTAPVRPRRPHTTPSRAAPTESSTRSVMTTTQTQTPDETVNNEVAGPGPTDDFEIRENEVRQGNEVGTGRGATGVAGEPDLTGNTVDAAGSSAAQLPQKNILERKEVLIAVIVGGVVGALFAAFLVMLLVYRMKKKDEGSYTLEEPRQATVTYQKADKQEEFYA, encoded by the exons ATGAAGCTCCTGTGCTGGATGGCGCTCGCGCTGCTGCTGGCGCAGACTGCACTG GCACAGCGTCGCAAACCTCGACCAAGTGATGATGAGAGTTCTGGAGATGGACTTTTAGACGATGAGGACTACTACTCTGGATCCGGCTCTGGCT TTCCAGATATGGATGTTAGACCTACTGCAGCAGGTGTGACTGTCATTACAGAAGAGACCCTCCCACTTTCTACCACACACTCCACTGGCCCCGCCCCCTCTGCCTCCCCCGCCGCAGAGCCAAGTAGCCCACCTCCACCTGAGGTAGAACGTGAAAGTGGCTTGGGACAAGATGTTGACGGAGAAAGCATATCGGAGACGGAGAGGCAGGAGTTTGAGGAAGAGAAAATGACACGGTCGAAGGAACAGGAAAGAGAACAGGAATCTGAGGTCGGAATAAGTTTGAATAAAGAGCAGGATGGAGAACAGGAACAAGAGAGATCGAAAGCTACGGTTGCCCCCCGGCTGACTGATGTTCCTGTAGTGTTCGTGGACACATCCACCCTTTTGGGTGAGACTACAGTGGCCACTAGTGACCTGGAGGACATCGTCACCACAGAAGAAGAGGACGATATATACCTTACTACAGAGCCCATCATGTTTGAGCTATCCAGCACACTGGGGACAACAGCAGATGACATCACAACCACTGAGGTCATCCCCACCACCGCTGAGTCCACCACTGCTAAGCCAACCAGACCACGTCCTGCCCCGACCACTCCGAGCACTGCCCCGGTGCGCCCCCGGAGACCACACACTACCCCGAGCAGAGCCGCCCCCACTGAGAGCAGCACTCGTTCAGTGATGACCACAACACAG ACACAAACACCAGATGAAACTGTAAATAATGAAGTTGCAGGACCAGGTCCAACTGATGATTTTGAAATCCGCGAGAATGAAGTTCGCCAAGGCAATGAGGTCGGGACAGGCAGAGGGGCGACTGGCGTGGCAGGAGAACCAGATCTGACTGGTAACACAGTAGATGCTGCTGGAAGCTCAGCCGCTCAACTTCCACAGAAGAACATCCTCGAGAGGAAGGAAGTTTTGATAG CGGTGATTGTCGGAGGTGTAGTCGGAGCACTCTTTGCAGCATTCCTCGTAATGTTACTCGTCTACCGGATGAAAAAGAAAGATGAAGGCAGCTACACATTGGAGGAGCCTAGACAAGCCACCGTCACCTACCAGAAAGCAGACAAGCAGGAAGAATTCTACGCCTAA